The proteins below are encoded in one region of Nitrospira sp.:
- the dnaA gene encoding chromosomal replication initiator protein DnaA: MVTTIDTIWSDTLAYLKERVPRQVFETWFSPAQLESLEDGSARITVPNRFFGDWLGEHYGELLGEALSVAKGGGRVDVSFVVGDRTKAPLRTQPDMAGAGRPSPVSRSRRNPNLNPKYTFGTFVVGGSNQFAHAASMAVAEQPARAYNPLFIYGGVGLGKTHLLNAIGNHVAERTELRIAYVTTEQFTNEVINSIRYDKMIDLRRRYRNVDMLMIDDIQFLAGKERTQEEFFHTFNALYEAHKQIVVSSDRFPKEMPDIDERLRSRFEWGLIADLQSPDVETRIAILRKKSEDEGVHLPEDVVQFLAANMKSNIRELEGSLVRLGAYSSLTGQLITLDMAKTVLRDVIGDKKKIVAMDDIQEAVSTRFHLKVSDLKSRRRSKTLVHPRQIAMFLCRELTDASFPEIGRQFGGKDHTTIMHACKQVAKALEADTTLRATLEGLKEQIVRG; the protein is encoded by the coding sequence ATGGTAACGACCATCGACACAATCTGGAGCGATACCCTCGCCTATCTCAAGGAGCGGGTCCCCCGCCAGGTGTTCGAAACCTGGTTTAGTCCTGCGCAGTTAGAGAGCCTTGAGGATGGAAGCGCGCGTATCACGGTTCCAAATCGATTCTTCGGAGACTGGCTGGGAGAGCATTATGGTGAGCTTCTGGGAGAAGCTCTCTCGGTGGCCAAGGGAGGGGGGCGCGTCGACGTCAGCTTTGTCGTCGGAGATAGGACAAAGGCTCCACTGAGAACGCAGCCGGATATGGCCGGAGCAGGACGACCTTCTCCTGTGTCCCGAAGCCGTCGCAATCCAAATCTCAATCCGAAATACACCTTTGGCACCTTCGTGGTCGGAGGAAGCAATCAATTTGCGCATGCGGCGAGTATGGCGGTAGCGGAGCAACCTGCACGGGCCTACAATCCCCTGTTCATCTACGGTGGCGTCGGCCTCGGGAAAACCCATCTTCTGAATGCCATTGGGAATCACGTGGCGGAGCGGACGGAACTTCGTATCGCCTATGTCACGACCGAGCAGTTCACGAATGAAGTCATCAATTCGATCCGTTACGACAAAATGATCGATCTGCGTCGGCGCTATCGGAACGTCGATATGTTGATGATCGACGACATCCAATTTTTAGCCGGCAAGGAGCGAACGCAAGAGGAATTTTTCCACACGTTCAACGCGCTCTATGAAGCGCACAAGCAAATCGTCGTCTCGAGCGATCGCTTTCCAAAGGAAATGCCCGACATCGACGAACGCCTCCGATCCAGATTCGAATGGGGATTGATCGCCGACTTGCAGTCGCCTGATGTCGAAACGCGGATTGCGATCCTCAGGAAGAAATCAGAAGACGAGGGCGTGCACTTGCCTGAAGACGTCGTGCAATTTCTGGCAGCCAACATGAAGAGCAATATCAGGGAATTGGAAGGCTCATTAGTCCGCCTGGGAGCCTATTCGTCGCTCACCGGACAGTTGATCACGCTCGACATGGCGAAAACCGTCCTGCGGGACGTCATTGGCGATAAAAAAAAGATTGTCGCCATGGACGACATCCAGGAGGCGGTGAGCACGCGGTTCCACCTGAAAGTCTCCGACTTGAAGTCGCGACGACGAAGTAAGACTCTGGTGCATCCACGCCAGATCGCGATGTTTCTCTGCCGTGAATTGACCGATGCCTCCTTCCCGGAAATTGGTCGCCAATTCGGGGGCAAAGATCACACCACCATCATGCATGCCTGCAAGCAGGTGGCGAAGGCGCTGGAAGCCGACACGACGTTGCGCGCGACCCTGGAAGGGCTCAAAGAACAGATCGTGCGCGGATGA
- the dnaN gene encoding DNA polymerase III subunit beta, translated as MKVRISRDELLVALQRVQGVVEKRNTMPILSNIMLEAKQDGIEVSATDLEIGMRALYKATVLESGTLTVSARKLFEIIKELRDGEIELGTGENNWLHIQASKSQFKIVSLPAGEYPALPAIDKEGLTPLASAGLLELIRKTLFAAGDNDARYILNGLLVTLVSGEKKTTLRLVGTDGHRLAVAEQDVGSAGPKDAPREIKAIIPKKAAQEIRRLLEEGGDGEPLIGFTKKLMIFRKSGLLLTSSLMEGNYPNYQGVLPKESDKRIMIDRQELEGACRRVAVLSRDKANAVKVTFSKGKLTLYANNPDFGEATEELSAEYKGDTLTTGFNARYLLDVFGVMDGQQISLQMDNPLSPCLIQERESPGFKCVVMPIKI; from the coding sequence ATGAAGGTACGCATTTCCAGAGACGAACTACTGGTGGCGCTTCAGCGCGTCCAGGGCGTGGTCGAAAAGCGCAATACCATGCCGATCCTGTCGAATATCATGCTGGAAGCCAAACAGGACGGGATCGAGGTCAGCGCCACCGATCTGGAGATCGGCATGCGGGCTTTGTACAAGGCGACGGTATTGGAATCCGGCACGTTAACGGTTTCCGCGCGCAAGCTGTTCGAGATCATCAAGGAATTGCGGGATGGGGAGATTGAACTCGGCACCGGCGAGAACAACTGGCTTCACATTCAAGCAAGCAAGAGTCAATTCAAGATTGTCAGTTTACCTGCGGGAGAGTATCCGGCACTTCCCGCCATCGATAAGGAAGGGTTGACCCCCCTCGCGAGCGCCGGGCTGTTGGAACTGATCCGCAAGACGCTGTTCGCAGCGGGCGACAATGACGCGCGCTATATTCTCAATGGGTTGCTCGTCACGCTCGTTAGTGGAGAAAAGAAGACAACCCTGCGGCTGGTCGGAACGGACGGACACCGCTTGGCTGTGGCCGAGCAGGACGTCGGGTCGGCCGGACCGAAAGACGCGCCCCGGGAGATCAAGGCGATCATCCCGAAGAAGGCGGCGCAGGAAATCCGGCGACTGCTCGAGGAGGGCGGCGATGGAGAACCCCTGATTGGATTCACAAAAAAGCTGATGATCTTTCGAAAGAGCGGGTTACTCCTCACCTCGAGCTTGATGGAAGGCAACTACCCGAACTATCAGGGCGTGCTGCCCAAAGAAAGCGACAAGCGCATCATGATTGACCGTCAGGAACTGGAGGGCGCGTGCCGTCGCGTGGCCGTGTTGTCGCGCGATAAAGCCAATGCGGTGAAGGTCACCTTCTCCAAAGGAAAATTGACCCTCTACGCCAACAACCCGGACTTTGGAGAAGCGACCGAGGAATTGTCGGCCGAATACAAAGGCGACACCCTCACGACCGGATTCAACGCCCGCTATCTGCTGGACGTCTTTGGAGTCATGGACGGTCAACAGATTTCGCTTCAGATGGATAATCCGTTAAGCCCGTGCCTCATCCAGGAGCGCGAGAGCCCCGGTTTCAAGTGCGTGGTCATGCCGATCAAGATATGA